The segment TCGACGAGCGGGCCGACCAGGAGCACCAGGACTGGGCCGAGGACGAGTACCTGGACGAGGAGGCGGCCGAGGACGAGTCGTTCTTCTCCGAGCAGGACAACTCCCGCGAGGCCGAGCGCAAGCGCAAGGAGAAGAGCAAGAAGTCGGGCCGCCGCAACGGCGGTGCCTGCCTGGTGGTCGCCCTGGTGCTGCTCGGCGGCCTGGGCGGCGCCGGCTGGTGGGGCTACGGCATCTACCAGGAGCGCTTCGGCCCGCCGCCGGACTTCAAGGGCGACGGCACCGGCTCGGTGAACATCACCGTCAAGGACGGCGCCGGCGGCGACGCGATCGGCAAGGCCCTGCTCGACGCGGGCGTGGTCAAGAGCATCAAGGCGTTCAGCGCCGCGTACGAGAAGGACCCGCGCGGCCGCGGCATCCAGCCCGGCATCTACACCATGAAGCACCAGATGTCCGCCGCCGCGGCCTTCAAGGAGCTGGTGGACTCCAACGGCGGCAACGTGCTGATCTTCGCGGAGGGCATGAAGGCCGCTGACGTCTACAGCAAGATCGACGCCAAACTGAAGCTCCAGGCGGGCACCACGGCGAACGTCGCCAAGGAGCAGGCCGGCAGCCTGGGCCTGCCCGCGTACGCGAGCAACAACCCCGAGGGCTTCCTCTACCCGGCCCGCTACTCGGTCACCGACGGGATGAAGCCCGAGGAACTGCTGAAGCAGATGGTCGCCAACGCGCTTCAGCACTACAGCGACCTCAAGCTGGACGAGGCGGCTCAGAAGGTCGGGCTGAAGGACGGCTACGACGTGATCAAGGAAGCGTCGATCCTCCAGGCGGAGGGCAACAACGACCAGGACTTCGGCAAGATGGCCCGAGCCCTGTACAACCGCCTCAACACCACCGCCACCCAGGGCAAACTGCAGCTCGACACGACGCTGCAGTACCAGCTGGGCCGGATCACCTTCACGAACGCCGAGCTCGAGACGAACAAGAGCCCTTACAACACCTACGTGGTCAAGGGCCTGCCGCCGACCCCGATCGGGAACCCCGGTGACGAGGCCATCCAGGCCGTGCTCAACCCGACGCCCGGAGACTGGGTCTACTGGTACGCGATGTCCCCGAGCGAGACCCGGTTCGCGGCCACCTACGACGAGCACCTGAAGAACGTCCAGGAGAACTGCACCGCGCACGGGCAGGGCTTCGACAAGTCCCGCGGGGTCTGCAAGTAGTCCGCGCTGCCGGCGCTCGCGAGCACCGACGGGCCACGGCTCCTGCCGCCGTGGCCCGTCGCCGCCGTGTTCCGGCCTCGCCGGCGACCACCGGTCAGATGCAGTACGGGGTCGAGCCGCCGATGTAGAGGAAGTGCATGTGGGAGCGGGTGTTCGGGCCGTAGACGCCGTCCTGCGTGATGCCCGCGGCGCGCTGGATCTGGACGACGGCGGACTTGGTCTCGCTGCCGTAGATCCCGTCGACCCCGATGAAGATGTTGTTGCACTGCGCGAGAGCGCGCTGGAGCGCCACCACGCCGTCGCCCTGGTTGCCGTAGCCCATGATGCAGCTGTCCGAGCCGTTGTCCGCCACGGGCTTGTAGAAGAAGAAGTCCTGCTTGGTGCAGGTCGGCAGGGAGGCGGCGCTCGCCTGGGCGGTGCCGATCCACAGACCGGAGACGGCGAGTGCGGTAGCGGCGATCACACGGAAGACGCGGGACATCGAAGACTCCTCGATCGGTGGACGAACGAACGGGCGGGGCGATTGTGTGCCGATGACGGTCGGCGCTGGTGAAGCCTTTGCTTTCGATGGCCGGAACTTGATCGATCCCGACTGAAAAGAGCCGCCGTCCGGTGGTCGATACGGCTTTGCGGGGCGGCCGGGTGGTGCGGGTAGCGTGATCCGGATGGAGACACCGGAGAGCACGCCGCACCTGCCCGAGCCGGCCCTGTTGGAGGCTGCCCGCGTCGACGTGGTGCGGGGCGGGCAGTACCTGCTGCGGGACGTTTCGCTGACCGTCCGGGCCGGGGAGCACTGGGCGGTGCTCGGGGCGAACGGGGCCGGGAAGAGCACCCTGCTGTCGCTGCTGGGTGCGGTCGAGCACCCGACCGCGGGCACCGTGAAGGTGCTCGGGCGGCAGCTCGGCAAGGTCGACGTCCGGGAGCTGCGCGGGCACCTCGGGCACGTCAACCCGCGGCACCCGCTGCGTTCCCCGCTGACGGTGCGCCAGGTCGTGCTGACCGGTACCACGCAGTCCATCGAGCCGGACCCGTTCCGCAAGCCCACGGCCGAACAGCTCGACCACGCCGAGGAGTTGATCCGCACCCTGGGCGTCGGGCACCGCGCCGAGAGCCCCTGGACCACGCTCTCCCAGGGCGAGCGCGGCCGGGTCCTGATCGCCCGCGCGCTGATGCCCGAACCCCGGCTGCTGCTGCTCGACGAGCCCGCCACCGGCCTCGACCTGACCGCCCGCGAACAGCTCCTGGAGAGCCTGGACGAACTGCGCGCCCGCTACCCCGAGGTGGCGTCCGTGCTGGTCACCCACCACCTGGAGGAGCTCCCCGAGACCACCAGCCACGCCCTGCTGCTGCGCGACGGCCTGACCACCGCGGCCGGCCCCGCCGCCGAGGTGCTGACCACCGAACTGGTCTCCGAGTGCTTCCGCCACCCGATCCGGATCGCCCACAGCGAGGGCCGCTGGTCCGCCCGCACCCGCCGGGGCACCGAGTGACGGCCGCGGCGGCGTGGACGCTGCGCCCCGCCACCGCCGCCGACCTGGAACCGCTGGCCGAACTGCGGGCCGCGGCGATGCGCCCCGACCTGGAACGGCTCGGCCGCTACGACGAGCACCGGGTCCGGCAGCGGCTGCGCGACGCGTACCGGCCCGAGCACACCTCGGTGGTCGAGGTGCCCGGCCGCCCCGGACCGGCCGGCTGCCTGGCGCTCGCCCCCGACGATCCCCCCGGCACCCTGCTGCTGGAGCACTTCTACCTCGACCCGGCGCTGCACGGCCGCGGCCTGGGCACCGCGGTGCTGCGCGCCGCGCTGGAGCGGGCCGACGCCGCGGGCCTGGCCGTCCGGCTGAACGTGCTGCAGGGCAGCCCCGCCCGGCGGCTGTACGAGCGGCACGGCTTCGCGCTGGAGTCCGAGGACCCGGTCGACGTGTACCTGCACCGCCCCGCCCCTCTCGAAAGGCCCACCACGTGAGCACCCCGCACCGGGCCGCCGTGCTCGGCTCGCCGATCGCCCACTCGCTCTCCCCGGCGCTGCACAACGCCGGGTACGCCGCGCTCGGGCTGGACGGCTGGCAGTACGGCCGGCACGAGGTCGACGAGTCGACCCTGGCGGCGTTCGTCACCCGGCTCGACCCCGCCGAGTGGGCCGGCCTGTCGCTGACCATGCCGCTCAAGCGGGCGATCCGCCCGCTGCTGGACACCGTCAGCGACACCGCCCGCGCGGTGGACGCCGTCAACACCGTGGTCCTCGACCGCGACGGGCGGCGGCACGGCGACAACACCGACGTCCCCGGCCTGGTCAACGCGCTGCGCGAACGCGGCGTCGAACGGGTGGAATCGGCCGCGGTGCTGGGCGCCGGGGCCACCGCCTCGTCCGCGCTGGCCGCGCTGGCCCAGGTCTGCGACGGCGAGGTGACCGCGTACGTGCGCAGCGCCGGGCGGGCCGCCGAGATGCGGGCGCTGGGGGAGCGCCTGGGCGTGCCGGTGCGCACCGCCGACTGGGCGGACGGCGCGCGGGCGCTGGACGGGCCGCTGACCGTCTCCACCACGCCGGTCGGGGCCACCGACGGCTTCGCGGCGCAGCTGACGGCCGCGCCGGGCGTGCTGTTCGACGTGCTGTACCACCCGTGGCCGACCGCGCTGGCCGCGGCCTGCCTGGAGCGCGGCGGCACCGTGCTGGGCGGGCTGGACCTGCTGGTGCACCAGGCGGTGCTGCAGTTCGAGCGGTTCACCGGCGTGGAGCGCGGCCCGCTGGCGGCGATGCGGGCGGCGGGGGAGGCGGCGCTCGCGGGCTGAGGCACCCGGCGGCTTCCGGACGTTCGCTGTCCGCCACCCGGACCGTGGCCCCGGTGGCCTGCGGGACGTGAAAGGATCGGAGTTCGCCCGCCGTGTTCCCGCGGCCGGGCAGGACGAGACGCCGGGCCGGCCGCCGTTCACGGCGCGGGCCGCTGACGAAGGAGCTTTCGGTGGGTAGCTTGCGCTGGCTCACGGCGGGGGAGTCGCACGGCCCCGCTCTGGTCGCGACGCTGGAGGGCCTGCCGGCCGGGGTGCCGGTCACCACCGCGATGGTGGCCGACGCACTGGCCCGCCGCCGGCTCGGTTACGGCCGCGGTGCGCGGATGAAGTTCGAGCAGGACGAGGTGACCTTCCTCGGCGGCGTCCGGCACGGCGAGACCATGGGCTCCCCGGTGGCGGTCATGGTCGGCAACACCGAGTGGCCGAAGTGGGAGCAGGTCATGTCGGCCGACCCGGTCGACCCCGAGGTGCTGGCCGGCCTGGCCCGCAACGAGGCGCTGACCCGCCCGCGCCCCGGCCACGCCGACCTGGCCGGCATGCAGAAGTACTCGCTCGACGAGGCCCGGCCGATCCTGGAGCGCGCCAGCGCCCGGGAGACCGCGGCCCGGGTCGCGCTCGGCGCGGTCGCCCGCTCCTACCTCAAGGAGACCTGCGGCATCGAGATCGTCAGCCACGTGGTGGAGCTGGCCGCCGCCAAGGCCCCGGCCGGCGTGCTGCCGCTGCCCGCCGACGAGGCCCGCCTGGACGAGGACCCGGTGCGCTGCCTGGACGCCGACGCGTCGAAGGCGATGGTCGCCGAGATCGACCAGGCCCACAAGGACGGCGACACCCTGGGCGGCGTGGTCGAGGTGCTGGCGTACGGCGTGCCGGTCGGCCTCGGCTCGCACGTGCACTGGGACCGCCGGCTGGACGCCCGGCTCGCGGCCGCGCTGATGGGCATCCAGGCGATCAAGGGCGTCGAGGTCGGCGACGGCTTCGACCTGGCCCGGATCCCCGGCTCGCAGGCGCACGACGAGATCCTGCCGACCGCCGAGGGCATCAAGCGCGCCTCCGGCCGCTCCGGCGGCACCGAGGGCGGCCTGTCCACCGGCGAGCTGCTGCGGGTGCGGGCCGCGATGAAGCCGATCGCCACCGTCCCGCGCGCCCTGCAGACCGTGGACGTGCGCACCGGCGAGCCCGCCAAGGCGCACCACCAGCGCTCCGACGTGTGCGCCGTCCCGGCGGCCGGCATCGTCGCCGAGGCGATGGTGGCGCTGGTGCTGGCGGACGCGGTGGCGGAGAAGTTCGGCGGCGACAACGTCTCCGAGACCCGTCGCAACGTGCAGTCCTACCTCGAGAACCTGATCGTCCGGTGAGCGAGCGGAGCGAGCAGTCAAGCACGAGCCGCTGTCGGTCACGACGCGACGAGCGAAGCGGGGAGTGGACATGACCGCACCGGCCATCGTGCTGGTCGGCCCGCCCGGCAGTGGCAAGTCCACCGTCGGGCGGGTCCTCGCCGAACGCCTCGGCCTGCCGTTCCGCGACACCGACGCCGACGTCGAGCGGACCGCGGGCAAGCCCATCCCGGAGATCTTCGTCGACGAGGGCGAACCGCACTTCCGGCAGCTGGAGCGGGAGGCCGTCCGGGCCGCCGTCACCGGCTTCCCGGGCGTGCTGGCGCTCGGCGGCGGCGCCGTGATGGCGGAGGAGACCCGGGCGCTGCTCGCCCCGCTGCCGGTGGTGTTCCTGGAGGTGGCGCTCGGCGACGCGGTCAAGCGGGTCGGCCTGGACGCCCCCCGCCCGCTGCTCGCGGTCAACCCCCGGGCCCGCTGGCGCGAACTGATGGAGGCCCGCCGCCCGCTCTACCTGGAGGTCGCCACCGCCGTGGCCGACACCGAGGGCCGCACGCCCGAGCAGGTCGCCGACGCCGTACTCGAAGCACTGGAGTTGAAGAACCCCCATGTCTGACGCCGACGTTGTCAGGATCCAGGTGGCCGGCAGTGACGGCCACGCCCCGTACGAGGTGCTGATCGGCCACCAGCTGCTGGGCGAGCTCGCTCCGCTGATCGGCCCGAAGGCCAAGCGGGTCGCGGTCATCCACCCGGAGGCGCTGGAGGCCACCGGCGAGGCGATCCGCGAGGACCTCGCCGCGCAGGGCTACGAGGCGATCGCCCTCCAGGTGCCGAACGCCGAGGACGCCAAGAGCGCCGAGGTCGCCGCGTACTGCTGGTCGGTGCTCGGCCAGACCGGCTTCACCCGCAGCGACGTGGTGGTCGGCCTCGGCGGCGGCTCCACCACCGACCTGGCGGGCTTCGTCGCGGCCACCTGGCTGCGCGGGGTGCGCTGGATCTCGGTGCCCACCACGCTGCTCGGCATGGTCGACGCGGCCGTCGGCGGCAAGACCGGCATCAACATCGCCGAGGGCAAGAACATGGTCGGCGCCTTCCACCCGCCCGCGGGCGTGCTGGCCGACCTCGGCACCCTGGAGACGCTCGGCAAGCACGACTACGTCTCCGGCCTGGCCGAGGTGATCAAGGCCGGCTTCATCGCGGACCCGGTCATCCTCGACCTGATCGAGGCCGACCCGGAGGCCGCCACCAGCCCGGCCGGCCCGCACACCCTGGAGCTGATCCGCCGGGCCATCCAGGTCAAGGCCGACGTGGTCTCCGGCGACCTCAAGGAGTCCGGCCGCCGCGAGATCCTCAACTACGGCCACACCCTGGGCCACGCCATCGAGCGCAACGAGCGCTACAAGTGGCGGCACGGCGCGGCGATCTCCATCGGCATGGTCTTCGCCGCCGAACTCGGCCGCCTGGCCGGGCGGTTGGACGACGCCACGGCCGACCGGCACCGGGCCGTGCTGGCCTCCGTCGGCCTGCCGCTCACCTACCGCGCCGACGCCTGGCCGAAGCTGCTGGACGCCATGAAGATCGACAAGAAGTCGCGCGGCGACCTGCTGCGCTTCGTCGTCCTGGACGGCCTGGCCAAGACCTCCATCCTGGAGGGCCCGGACCCGTCCGTGCTGGTCGCCGCCTACGGGGAGGTCTCCGGATGAGCACGCCCGTCCTGGTGCTGAACGGCCCCAACCTGGGCCGGCTCGGCTCCCGCGAGCCCGACGTGTACGGCTCCACCTCGTACGCCGGGCTGGTCGAGCGGTGCACGAAGCTCGGCGCCGAACTGGGCCTGGCGGTGGAGGTCCGGGAGACCAACTCCGAGGCGGAGATGGTCGGCTGGCTGCACGAGGCGGCGGACGCCGAGACCCCCGTGGTGATCAACCCCGGCGCGTTCACGCACTACTCGTACGCGATGCGGGACGCCGCCGCGCAGCGCACCGCGCCGCTCATCGAGGTGCACATCTCCAACCCGTACACCCGCGAGACCTTCCGCCACACCTCGGTCATCGCGGCCGTCGCCTCCGGCACCATCGCCGGCTTCGGCCTCGGCTCGTACGAACTCGCCCTGCGCGCCCTCGCGGAGCAGCTCACCACCCGCTGAGCGCCCCCTCGGCCCGGTGGCGGACTTGTGCCCGCCACCGGGCCGACGTGTACATTCGGCGCAGGGAGGTGACGGTGAGCCAGTACGCGCAGAACCAGCACGCGGGGGGCCAGGTGCCGCCACGACCTGCGGCGTCGCCGCAGCCGACGGGCCCTCACCCGCCGTACCCGGGCGCCACCCAGGCGATCCCGACGCTGGGACCGACGGGGCCCCGCCCCGACCGTCCGACCGTCCCGCTCAAGGCCGTCGGGCCGATCGCCCCCGGCGGCACCGGGCACTTCCTGCTCCCGACCGGAGGCACGGTCCAACTGCCCGCCCCGCCGCCGCCGCAGCAGCCCGCGTTCCCGGCCCCGCCGCCCACCGGCCCGCTCGCCGTCCTGCTGATCGGCCCGGCCGGCGCGGGCAAGACCACCGTGGCCCGCCACTGGGCCGAACGCCGGCCCACCCCCACCGCGCACATCAGCCTCGACGACGTCCGCGAATGGGTCCAGTCCGGCTTCGCCAACCCGCAGTCCGGCTGGAACACCGCCTCCGAGGCCCAGTACCGGCTCGCTCGCCGCACCTGCGGCTTCGCCTGCCGCAACTACCTCGCCAACGGCATCTCCTGCATCATCGACGACGCCGTCTTCCCCGACCGCCCCGCGATCGGCCTCGGCGGCTGGAAGCGCCACATCGGCCCCGGCATGATCCCCGTCGTGCTGCTCCCCGGCCTCGACCGGGTCCTCACCCGCAACGCGGAGCGCTCCGGCAACCGCCGCCTCTCCGACGACGAAGTCGCCCGCATCCACGGCCGGATGGCCGGCTGGCGCACCTCCGGCCTCCCGATCATCGACAACTCGAACCTGAGCGTCCCGGAGACCGCCGCCGCCCTCGACCACGCCATCCTCAGCCGCCTGCACACCCGCTGAGGCCGCGCGGGGAGATTCCGCTGCGCGGCGGGGGGCGTGGCCACGTTGCCTGCCTTCGGCCCGCCCCGTCCTCGGCCGCCTGCCTGCGCGCCGGGGCCCCGCGGCGGGGGCTGCTGGCGCTTCCGGCCCTCGTGGTCGTCGGCCGTCCCCACGTCCGCTGAGGTTCCGCGGTGAGTGCGGGGGGCCTTCGGCCCGGGCGGGGTCGGCGGTGGTCAGTCCGCGGTGAAGTAGTGGTCCTCGTCCAGGTCGTCGAGCAGGCCCGGGTGCGCGGGCTGCCAGTCGAGCAGGGTGCGGGTGGCTTCGGCGGAGGCGGGCAGGTCGAGGGGGACGAGGCGGGCGAGGAAGCCGAAGTGTTCGGCGGCGCGGGCCTCTTCGACGGGGGCGGTGGGGAGGCCGAGGCGGCGGCCGATGCGTTCGGCGATCTCGCGGAAGGGGACGGCCCGGTCGCCGACGCCGTGCAGGCGGGTGCCGGCGGGGGCGTGTTCGAGGGCGAGGCGGTAGAGGCGGGCGGCGTCCAGGGTGTGGACGGCGGGCCAGTGGTTGGCGCCCTCGCCGAGGTAGCCGGAGACGCCGGTG is part of the Kitasatospora cineracea genome and harbors:
- the mltG gene encoding endolytic transglycosylase MltG, translated to MTDQSGRYGSQGDQPWYPGEQPQTQGPYGQQDYPQQYPQGYPQQQGGVPQDGSYGGQQQFVQQQPGMQQQPGMQQGGIPQGYPQQGVPQGGSYGGQQQFVQQQGYPQQQGGVPQGGSYGGQQQFVQQQPGMQQQGYPQGQPVPQQMPMGQGHQGHPQQGAPQGGSYGGQQQFVQQQPGARQGVPGQQGTAQQGTPPHGFPVGQLLGQQPQQPGMPQRPGPGRPGPGGPQQQRPAAAGGPEPAGGPGPDGIDWEAEAAALDAPSAGRRSAAAAVDERADQEHQDWAEDEYLDEEAAEDESFFSEQDNSREAERKRKEKSKKSGRRNGGACLVVALVLLGGLGGAGWWGYGIYQERFGPPPDFKGDGTGSVNITVKDGAGGDAIGKALLDAGVVKSIKAFSAAYEKDPRGRGIQPGIYTMKHQMSAAAAFKELVDSNGGNVLIFAEGMKAADVYSKIDAKLKLQAGTTANVAKEQAGSLGLPAYASNNPEGFLYPARYSVTDGMKPEELLKQMVANALQHYSDLKLDEAAQKVGLKDGYDVIKEASILQAEGNNDQDFGKMARALYNRLNTTATQGKLQLDTTLQYQLGRITFTNAELETNKSPYNTYVVKGLPPTPIGNPGDEAIQAVLNPTPGDWVYWYAMSPSETRFAATYDEHLKNVQENCTAHGQGFDKSRGVCK
- a CDS encoding peptidoglycan-binding domain-containing protein; translation: MSRVFRVIAATALAVSGLWIGTAQASAASLPTCTKQDFFFYKPVADNGSDSCIMGYGNQGDGVVALQRALAQCNNIFIGVDGIYGSETKSAVVQIQRAAGITQDGVYGPNTRSHMHFLYIGGSTPYCI
- a CDS encoding ABC transporter ATP-binding protein is translated as METPESTPHLPEPALLEAARVDVVRGGQYLLRDVSLTVRAGEHWAVLGANGAGKSTLLSLLGAVEHPTAGTVKVLGRQLGKVDVRELRGHLGHVNPRHPLRSPLTVRQVVLTGTTQSIEPDPFRKPTAEQLDHAEELIRTLGVGHRAESPWTTLSQGERGRVLIARALMPEPRLLLLDEPATGLDLTAREQLLESLDELRARYPEVASVLVTHHLEELPETTSHALLLRDGLTTAAGPAAEVLTTELVSECFRHPIRIAHSEGRWSARTRRGTE
- a CDS encoding GNAT family N-acetyltransferase, whose translation is MTAAAAWTLRPATAADLEPLAELRAAAMRPDLERLGRYDEHRVRQRLRDAYRPEHTSVVEVPGRPGPAGCLALAPDDPPGTLLLEHFYLDPALHGRGLGTAVLRAALERADAAGLAVRLNVLQGSPARRLYERHGFALESEDPVDVYLHRPAPLERPTT
- a CDS encoding shikimate dehydrogenase, with translation MSTPHRAAVLGSPIAHSLSPALHNAGYAALGLDGWQYGRHEVDESTLAAFVTRLDPAEWAGLSLTMPLKRAIRPLLDTVSDTARAVDAVNTVVLDRDGRRHGDNTDVPGLVNALRERGVERVESAAVLGAGATASSALAALAQVCDGEVTAYVRSAGRAAEMRALGERLGVPVRTADWADGARALDGPLTVSTTPVGATDGFAAQLTAAPGVLFDVLYHPWPTALAAACLERGGTVLGGLDLLVHQAVLQFERFTGVERGPLAAMRAAGEAALAG
- the aroC gene encoding chorismate synthase, translated to MGSLRWLTAGESHGPALVATLEGLPAGVPVTTAMVADALARRRLGYGRGARMKFEQDEVTFLGGVRHGETMGSPVAVMVGNTEWPKWEQVMSADPVDPEVLAGLARNEALTRPRPGHADLAGMQKYSLDEARPILERASARETAARVALGAVARSYLKETCGIEIVSHVVELAAAKAPAGVLPLPADEARLDEDPVRCLDADASKAMVAEIDQAHKDGDTLGGVVEVLAYGVPVGLGSHVHWDRRLDARLAAALMGIQAIKGVEVGDGFDLARIPGSQAHDEILPTAEGIKRASGRSGGTEGGLSTGELLRVRAAMKPIATVPRALQTVDVRTGEPAKAHHQRSDVCAVPAAGIVAEAMVALVLADAVAEKFGGDNVSETRRNVQSYLENLIVR
- a CDS encoding shikimate kinase, whose amino-acid sequence is MTAPAIVLVGPPGSGKSTVGRVLAERLGLPFRDTDADVERTAGKPIPEIFVDEGEPHFRQLEREAVRAAVTGFPGVLALGGGAVMAEETRALLAPLPVVFLEVALGDAVKRVGLDAPRPLLAVNPRARWRELMEARRPLYLEVATAVADTEGRTPEQVADAVLEALELKNPHV
- the aroB gene encoding 3-dehydroquinate synthase, translating into MSDADVVRIQVAGSDGHAPYEVLIGHQLLGELAPLIGPKAKRVAVIHPEALEATGEAIREDLAAQGYEAIALQVPNAEDAKSAEVAAYCWSVLGQTGFTRSDVVVGLGGGSTTDLAGFVAATWLRGVRWISVPTTLLGMVDAAVGGKTGINIAEGKNMVGAFHPPAGVLADLGTLETLGKHDYVSGLAEVIKAGFIADPVILDLIEADPEAATSPAGPHTLELIRRAIQVKADVVSGDLKESGRREILNYGHTLGHAIERNERYKWRHGAAISIGMVFAAELGRLAGRLDDATADRHRAVLASVGLPLTYRADAWPKLLDAMKIDKKSRGDLLRFVVLDGLAKTSILEGPDPSVLVAAYGEVSG
- the aroQ gene encoding type II 3-dehydroquinate dehydratase; the encoded protein is MSTPVLVLNGPNLGRLGSREPDVYGSTSYAGLVERCTKLGAELGLAVEVRETNSEAEMVGWLHEAADAETPVVINPGAFTHYSYAMRDAAAQRTAPLIEVHISNPYTRETFRHTSVIAAVASGTIAGFGLGSYELALRALAEQLTTR
- a CDS encoding AAA family ATPase; the protein is MSQYAQNQHAGGQVPPRPAASPQPTGPHPPYPGATQAIPTLGPTGPRPDRPTVPLKAVGPIAPGGTGHFLLPTGGTVQLPAPPPPQQPAFPAPPPTGPLAVLLIGPAGAGKTTVARHWAERRPTPTAHISLDDVREWVQSGFANPQSGWNTASEAQYRLARRTCGFACRNYLANGISCIIDDAVFPDRPAIGLGGWKRHIGPGMIPVVLLPGLDRVLTRNAERSGNRRLSDDEVARIHGRMAGWRTSGLPIIDNSNLSVPETAAALDHAILSRLHTR